TATTTAGGACTCTCTTCTCATCCTAAAGTGATTGAAGGGGCTAAAAAGGCATTAGATACTCATGGTTATGGTATGAGTAGTGTTCGTTTTATTTGCGGTACGCAGGATATTCATAAAACTTTAGAAAAAAAGATTGCCGATTTTTTAGGACAAGAAGAAACCATTTTGTATGCAGCAGCTTTTGATGCTAATGGTGGAGTATTTGAACCTTTGTTTGATGAACAAGATGCGATTATTAGTGATGAATTAAATCACGCTTCTATTATCGATGGGGTTCGTTTATGCAAAGCACAACGCTATCGTTACAAAAATTGCGATATGGCCGATTTAGAAGAGCAATTGAAAAAGGCACAAGCGCAGCGTCACCGAATTATTGTAACAGATGGAGTTTTTAGCATGGATGGATTTGTGGCACCTTTAGATAAAATTTGCGACTTAGCTGATAAATACAAGGCATTGGTGATGGTAGATGAAAGCCATGCCAGTGGTTTTATTGGAAAAACCGGAAGAGGAACGGTTGAATTAAAAAATGTACTGAAGCGTGTGGATATTATTACCGGAACTTTAGGTAAAGCATTGGGTGGAGCAATGGGTGGATTTACGACCGGACATAAAGAGATTATCGAAATTCTTCGGCAGCGTTCTCGTCCTTATTTATTTTCAAATTCATTGGCGCCAAGTATTGTTGGCGCATCTATTGCGGTATTTGATATGTTAAGTTCTACAACTGAGTTGAGAGATAAATTAGAATACAATGTCAATTATTTTAAAGCAGGAATGAAAAAAATTGGTTTGGAGATCCGTGAAGGAGACTCAGCCATCGTTCCGGTCATGCTATACGATGCAAAACTTTCGCAGCAATTTGCTAATAAATTATTAGATGAAGGAATTTATGTGATTGGATTTTTCTATCCTGTTGTACCTAAAGATAAAGCCCGTATACGTGTGCAACTAAGTGCAGCTCACACACAAGTGCATTTGGATAAAGCAATTACCGCGTTTGAGAAAGTGGGGAAAGAGCTGGGCGTCATCATAAAGTAAAAATATGAATTCAGTAAAGCGCCAAGTTTATTTTTGCATCATGGCGTTTTCTTCTATGTATGGTTTAACACAAACCAAATCGATCGATAGCCTAAAGCTCCTTCTGAATAAAGTGCAGCAAACAACGTCTCGGCTGGATTTAATGAAGGAGATCGGAACACAATTAGTAGAGAATGGCTTTTACAACGATGGATTAAATTGGTATTTTAATGCATTGAAGCTTGCTGAGGCCAGAAGAGATACAACATCAATGGCTGCGTTGTGCAATAACATTGCTGTTATCTATACAGAGACAGATCAAAACAAAAGGAGTTACCCATTTGCTGAGAAAGCAGTACAATATGCCCTAAGAAGAAATGACGACAAACTAAAGGCGAACGCATATAACACACTTGGTAATGTTTA
This window of the Sphingobacteriaceae bacterium genome carries:
- the kbl gene encoding glycine C-acetyltransferase, encoding MYGTLKDQLQNTLKEIDENGLFKRERVITSPQGASVTVNGKEVIIFCANNYLGLSSHPKVIEGAKKALDTHGYGMSSVRFICGTQDIHKTLEKKIADFLGQEETILYAAAFDANGGVFEPLFDEQDAIISDELNHASIIDGVRLCKAQRYRYKNCDMADLEEQLKKAQAQRHRIIVTDGVFSMDGFVAPLDKICDLADKYKALVMVDESHASGFIGKTGRGTVELKNVLKRVDIITGTLGKALGGAMGGFTTGHKEIIEILRQRSRPYLFSNSLAPSIVGASIAVFDMLSSTTELRDKLEYNVNYFKAGMKKIGLEIREGDSAIVPVMLYDAKLSQQFANKLLDEGIYVIGFFYPVVPKDKARIRVQLSAAHTQVHLDKAITAFEKVGKELGVIIK